From Echinicola soli, a single genomic window includes:
- a CDS encoding LytR/AlgR family response regulator transcription factor, translating to MKVEKQFIQCLVVHKPDEGYRLSHQIHQACIEAKTVAVLPSWDDAIQYLRDGNNADVILGSYELTDLHPSVFDKMNKFIPIVFTSAKPFVTEKAFALNCLDFINENCSDERLTKTFEKFKLLYPKANPGEEKAKPTETGSSQKTRFLVKSGEQLFQKNQEDVAFFLAEGGQTYLVEMVSGEYYLMSNKLMDLEEQLDPSRFFRVNRSIILNVKAIGAIKKHVNSRLKITPKVAYNDDIIVSREKVSKFKKWVSQ from the coding sequence ATGAAAGTCGAAAAGCAATTTATTCAGTGTCTGGTCGTACATAAGCCTGATGAGGGTTACCGACTTAGCCACCAAATTCACCAAGCATGTATAGAAGCCAAGACAGTGGCAGTTTTGCCCTCATGGGATGATGCCATCCAATACCTCAGGGATGGAAACAATGCAGACGTGATTTTGGGGAGTTATGAGCTTACCGATCTGCATCCTTCTGTTTTTGATAAAATGAATAAGTTTATCCCCATCGTGTTTACCTCTGCCAAACCTTTTGTGACCGAAAAAGCTTTTGCGCTCAATTGCCTTGATTTTATCAATGAAAATTGCTCTGATGAGCGCTTGACCAAGACATTTGAAAAATTCAAATTACTCTATCCCAAAGCTAATCCTGGCGAAGAAAAAGCAAAGCCAACTGAAACTGGCTCATCCCAGAAAACACGTTTCCTAGTAAAATCAGGAGAACAACTCTTCCAAAAGAACCAGGAAGATGTCGCATTTTTCTTGGCAGAAGGGGGCCAAACCTACTTGGTGGAGATGGTAAGCGGCGAGTATTACCTTATGAGCAATAAGTTGATGGACCTGGAAGAGCAGCTAGACCCCAGCCGATTTTTCAGGGTCAATCGCAGTATCATCCTAAATGTAAAAGCTATCGGGGCTATAAAAAAACACGTAAATAGCCGGCTGAAAATCACGCCTAAAGTCGCCTATAACGATGATATCATCGTCAGTCGTGAAAAGGTAAGTAAGTTTAAGAAATGGGTAAGCCAGTAG
- the nadC gene encoding carboxylating nicotinate-nucleotide diphosphorylase: MKENYLTRENLEAFIQSAFREDVGEGDHSTLAAIPKDKEGSAQLFIKENGIIAGLELAELIFHSYDKELEVQLLLEDGQEVKKGDIGLKVMGKAASILTTERLVLNCMQRMSGIATKTHRLTKLISHTNAKLLDTRKTTPNFRMLEKWAVAIGGGENHRFALYDMVMLKDNHIDFAGGIEAAITATKSYLKENLLDLKIEVETRNLEEVKEVLRVGGVDVIMLDNMRYDMMREAVTLIGGQMLTEASGGITEETLKDVAECGVNYISVGALTHHVKSMDISLKAD; the protein is encoded by the coding sequence GTGAAAGAAAACTACTTAACACGGGAAAATCTGGAAGCATTTATCCAGTCTGCCTTTAGGGAAGACGTTGGGGAAGGAGATCATTCTACCCTTGCCGCGATTCCCAAAGACAAAGAAGGCAGCGCTCAATTATTCATTAAGGAAAACGGAATCATTGCCGGTCTGGAATTGGCTGAGCTGATTTTTCATTCTTACGACAAGGAACTGGAAGTGCAACTCCTCTTGGAAGATGGGCAAGAAGTAAAGAAAGGGGACATTGGCCTTAAGGTCATGGGCAAAGCAGCTTCCATACTCACCACCGAAAGACTGGTGTTGAATTGTATGCAGCGAATGAGCGGTATTGCCACCAAGACCCACCGATTGACCAAGCTTATTTCCCATACCAATGCCAAGTTATTGGATACCAGAAAGACCACGCCAAACTTCCGGATGCTTGAGAAGTGGGCAGTGGCCATTGGAGGAGGAGAAAACCACCGTTTTGCATTGTATGATATGGTCATGCTCAAGGATAACCATATCGATTTTGCGGGCGGCATTGAAGCTGCTATCACAGCGACCAAAAGCTATCTTAAAGAAAACTTGCTGGATCTTAAAATCGAAGTAGAGACAAGAAACCTTGAGGAGGTAAAAGAAGTTTTAAGAGTAGGAGGGGTAGATGTCATCATGCTGGATAATATGCGCTATGACATGATGCGAGAAGCCGTCACCCTTATCGGGGGCCAAATGCTTACGGAAGCATCCGGCGGTATTACCGAAGAAACACTCAAGGATGTCGCTGAATGTGGCGTGAACTATATTTCTGTAGGTGCACTTACCCACCACGTCAAAAGCATGGATATCAGCCTTAAGGCTGATTGA
- a CDS encoding DUF4783 domain-containing protein translates to MKQLISKTFCLLVVGMIFLGSSAWAQHDDSKEIAISIKAGSSKDLAAFFDRNVELSINGNEGDYSKNQAELVMRDFFKKFTPSDFDIVHRGTSGNQIEYFIGTYDSTGTKFRILIKCKKDSDGCSIYSLDITKE, encoded by the coding sequence ATGAAACAACTAATATCAAAAACCTTCTGTCTACTTGTAGTTGGGATGATCTTTTTGGGGTCATCAGCTTGGGCGCAGCACGACGATTCCAAGGAAATTGCCATTTCCATTAAAGCAGGTTCCAGTAAGGATCTGGCGGCTTTTTTTGATAGAAATGTAGAATTAAGTATCAATGGAAACGAGGGAGATTACTCCAAGAATCAGGCAGAATTGGTCATGCGGGATTTCTTCAAGAAGTTCACACCTAGCGACTTTGATATTGTGCATCGGGGAACTTCCGGTAACCAGATAGAATATTTTATTGGCACCTATGATAGTACTGGCACAAAATTCCGCATCCTGATCAAATGTAAAAAAGATAGCGACGGCTGTTCCATCTACTCTCTGGACATTACCAAGGAGTAA
- the recF gene encoding DNA replication/repair protein RecF (All proteins in this family for which functions are known are DNA-binding proteins that assist the filamentation of RecA onto DNA for the initiation of recombination or recombinational repair.) has product MHLKSLQLIQFKNYEKALVAFSPEINCFLGINGSGKTNMLDAIHYLSLTKSAFNPVDIQNVRHDQAFFSMKGDFDKAGKSVEIQCILEAKKKKQVLNNGKAYDKMSEHIGLLPVVLIAPDDTSLIKEGSEERRKFFDTLLSQLDKNYLGKLVRYQHFLKQRNALIKKFVEQNRMDKSLLEPYDLELIQLSKWLYQEREAFIDRFKPYLLHHYAEISGKRETVEIRYESQCQKTDFEAHFYSCLQRDLILKRTNAGIHKDDFVFEIDGYPLKKFGSQGQQKSFLIALKLAQFQIFKEETGTKPLLLLDDIFDKLDDFRIGKMMELVAHHEFGQLFITDARPERTKKIMQDIKADIAYFHIEEGDIKREGDSPT; this is encoded by the coding sequence ATGCACTTAAAAAGCCTCCAGCTAATCCAATTCAAAAATTATGAAAAGGCCCTGGTAGCTTTTAGCCCTGAAATAAACTGTTTCCTTGGCATCAATGGAAGTGGAAAAACCAATATGCTAGATGCCATTCATTACCTGTCCCTGACCAAAAGTGCCTTTAACCCTGTGGATATCCAGAATGTCCGGCACGACCAAGCTTTCTTTTCGATGAAGGGGGATTTTGACAAGGCGGGAAAATCAGTGGAAATCCAGTGCATCCTGGAAGCCAAAAAGAAGAAGCAAGTCCTTAACAATGGTAAAGCTTACGATAAAATGAGTGAGCACATTGGGCTTTTGCCGGTGGTGTTGATTGCGCCGGATGATACCTCCCTTATCAAGGAAGGAAGTGAGGAGCGGCGAAAATTCTTTGACACCTTACTGTCACAGCTTGACAAAAATTACCTTGGCAAGCTGGTGCGGTATCAGCATTTTCTGAAGCAGCGAAATGCCCTGATCAAGAAGTTTGTGGAACAGAATAGGATGGACAAAAGTCTACTGGAGCCCTATGACCTGGAACTGATCCAGCTTTCAAAATGGCTTTATCAGGAGCGAGAAGCCTTTATTGATCGCTTTAAGCCCTATCTCCTTCACCATTATGCGGAGATTTCAGGAAAACGGGAGACCGTAGAGATCCGTTATGAAAGCCAATGCCAGAAAACGGATTTTGAAGCGCACTTTTACAGTTGTCTCCAGCGGGACCTGATCCTGAAGCGGACCAATGCGGGAATTCACAAAGATGACTTTGTCTTTGAAATCGATGGCTATCCGCTCAAAAAATTTGGTTCCCAAGGCCAGCAGAAGTCCTTTTTGATCGCGCTAAAGCTTGCCCAGTTTCAGATTTTTAAGGAAGAAACGGGTACCAAGCCCTTGCTGCTTTTGGATGACATCTTTGATAAGTTGGATGATTTCCGCATAGGTAAAATGATGGAATTGGTGGCCCATCATGAATTCGGGCAGTTATTTATCACAGACGCCCGTCCTGAGCGCACCAAAAAGATCATGCAGGATATCAAAGCTGATATTGCTTATTTCCATATTGAGGAAGGCGACATCAAGCGAGAAGGGGATTCCCCTACATGA
- the ytxJ gene encoding bacillithiol system redox-active protein YtxJ — MTWKAIDHLEQIQKIKEESKNQPVLIFKHSTSCSISGMAWNRLQRNWKEEDFAKVRPYILDLLSYREISNAIAQEFAVDHESPQVILLKDGMAYYDSSHMGINYQDIIDMV, encoded by the coding sequence ATGACCTGGAAAGCAATTGATCACCTCGAGCAAATCCAAAAAATCAAAGAAGAAAGCAAAAACCAACCGGTGCTGATCTTCAAGCACTCTACCAGCTGCAGTATCAGTGGAATGGCCTGGAACCGGCTTCAGCGCAATTGGAAAGAAGAAGACTTCGCAAAAGTCCGTCCATACATACTTGACCTACTGAGCTACAGGGAGATCTCCAATGCCATCGCCCAGGAGTTTGCGGTGGATCATGAGTCCCCCCAGGTGATCCTTCTTAAAGACGGCATGGCTTATTATGACAGCAGCCACATGGGCATCAATTACCAAGATATTATCGATATGGTTTAA
- a CDS encoding polysaccharide lyase has product MLAMKKSFWQKSLIMMGVSALLGMEAFAQYPEIPPAMQSKTDSMMALEEARLEKVWDEIYPTIQKEATEGRPYMRWASYPKDFVKAAIPAFPGAEGGGAYTPGGRGGKIFVVTSLADSGPGTLREACEAGGARTIVFNVAGIIQLKKAISIRAPYVTIAGQTAPGDGICVAGETFAVDTHDVIIRHMRFRRGATDVTRRDDALSGDPMGNVIIDHCSVSWGLDENISMYRNMFTANENSDRKKLPAANITIQNTISSEGLDTYNHAFGSTIGGLNSTFIRNLWANNISRNPSVGMYGDFTFVNNVLFNWWNRSVDGGDYRSLFNIINNYYKPGPMTPEDKPIRYRIIKPESGYLDPKTFGRAYVEGNFVEGNPKVTADNWDGGVQPGDLSPEEREKHFAYMRQSKPFEMAPLNIMSAKEAYDFVLDNAGAVLPKRDAVDQRIVKTVKSGKINAPKGKEMEIGTEFINRRLPKDSYKKGIIVHPDQVGGYPDYQGQPYQETDGDGIPDAWEEKHGLDPNDPSDAIKDLNGDGYTNLEKYLNGIDPTKKVDWTNWENNHDTLLEVAKKGGLLQD; this is encoded by the coding sequence ATGTTGGCTATGAAAAAGTCATTTTGGCAAAAAAGCTTGATCATGATGGGTGTATCGGCACTATTGGGCATGGAAGCATTTGCCCAATACCCTGAAATCCCACCGGCCATGCAGTCCAAAACCGATTCCATGATGGCCTTGGAAGAAGCAAGGCTGGAGAAGGTGTGGGACGAAATCTACCCTACCATCCAAAAAGAAGCCACAGAAGGCAGGCCTTACATGCGCTGGGCTTCTTATCCCAAGGACTTTGTGAAAGCAGCTATTCCTGCCTTTCCTGGAGCTGAAGGTGGCGGTGCCTATACCCCTGGAGGACGAGGAGGGAAGATCTTCGTCGTGACCAGTTTGGCAGATAGTGGCCCGGGAACCCTCCGGGAAGCCTGTGAGGCTGGCGGTGCCAGGACCATCGTATTTAATGTAGCTGGTATCATCCAACTGAAAAAAGCCATCAGCATCAGGGCTCCTTATGTTACTATTGCTGGGCAGACAGCTCCTGGAGATGGAATTTGTGTGGCTGGTGAGACCTTTGCAGTGGATACACATGATGTGATCATCCGGCACATGAGGTTCCGAAGAGGGGCTACTGACGTGACGCGCAGAGACGATGCGCTGAGCGGTGATCCCATGGGCAATGTCATCATTGACCATTGTTCGGTGAGCTGGGGTCTGGATGAAAATATCTCCATGTACCGCAATATGTTTACGGCCAATGAAAATTCTGATCGAAAGAAATTGCCCGCGGCAAATATTACCATCCAAAATACCATTTCATCCGAAGGACTGGATACCTATAACCACGCTTTTGGCAGCACCATTGGTGGACTGAACAGCACCTTTATCCGAAACCTATGGGCCAATAACATTTCCCGAAACCCATCAGTAGGAATGTATGGAGATTTCACCTTTGTGAATAATGTGCTCTTCAACTGGTGGAACCGATCCGTGGATGGCGGCGATTATCGGTCCCTTTTCAATATCATCAATAACTACTACAAGCCGGGGCCGATGACTCCCGAAGACAAACCCATCCGCTATCGGATCATCAAACCAGAGTCCGGCTATTTGGATCCCAAGACCTTTGGCAGGGCTTATGTGGAAGGAAACTTCGTAGAGGGTAATCCAAAGGTGACCGCTGACAACTGGGACGGTGGCGTGCAGCCGGGAGATCTTAGTCCTGAAGAAAGGGAAAAGCATTTTGCTTATATGCGCCAATCCAAGCCATTCGAAATGGCACCGCTAAACATCATGTCGGCCAAAGAAGCTTATGATTTTGTATTGGACAATGCCGGAGCTGTTTTGCCCAAGCGGGATGCGGTGGATCAGCGGATCGTAAAGACCGTCAAAAGCGGTAAAATCAATGCACCGAAAGGGAAAGAAATGGAAATCGGAACGGAATTTATCAACAGAAGATTGCCAAAGGATTCGTACAAAAAGGGAATTATTGTCCATCCTGACCAAGTGGGCGGTTATCCAGATTACCAAGGCCAGCCATATCAGGAAACCGATGGTGACGGTATCCCGGATGCTTGGGAAGAAAAACATGGTCTCGATCCCAATGATCCGTCAGACGCCATTAAAGACCTCAACGGAGATGGCTATACCAACCTCGAGAAATACCTCAATGGTATAGACCCGACCAAAAAAGTAGATTGGACCAACTGGGAAAACAACCACGATACCTTGCTGGAAGTGGCGAAGAAAGGCGGACTCTTGCAGGATTAA
- a CDS encoding DUF3826 domain-containing protein, giving the protein MMKTNIKSLLFAAMMMMGLAQLTNAQGFDPEYVKVTNERARKIVDNMDISDIQKADKVTDYIAKQYRNLSLIHDERDKQIDAAKEMYDGKKEEKKINKAEKKANKSMAKLHKKYLAQLSSELTAEQVDQVKDGMTYGVAPNTYKVYQEMLPDLTQEQKDKIWNWLAEAREHAMDAGSSHAKHAWFGKYKGKITNYLSDLGYDLKQAEKDMFERQKAANNQ; this is encoded by the coding sequence ATGATGAAAACGAACATAAAATCACTCCTGTTTGCAGCCATGATGATGATGGGCCTGGCGCAATTAACGAATGCCCAGGGCTTTGATCCGGAATATGTGAAAGTGACCAATGAGCGGGCCAGGAAGATCGTGGATAATATGGACATTTCGGATATTCAAAAAGCCGATAAAGTAACCGATTATATTGCCAAACAATACAGAAACCTCAGCCTGATCCACGACGAGCGCGACAAGCAGATCGATGCGGCCAAGGAAATGTATGATGGTAAGAAGGAGGAAAAGAAAATCAATAAAGCTGAAAAGAAAGCCAACAAGTCCATGGCCAAACTGCACAAAAAGTACCTTGCACAGCTTTCTTCTGAATTGACTGCTGAGCAAGTGGATCAAGTAAAGGATGGTATGACCTACGGAGTGGCTCCAAACACATATAAAGTGTACCAAGAGATGTTGCCCGACCTTACGCAAGAGCAAAAGGACAAGATATGGAACTGGTTGGCAGAGGCCAGGGAACATGCGATGGATGCAGGATCTTCCCATGCCAAGCATGCTTGGTTTGGCAAATACAAAGGAAAGATCACCAACTACCTCTCAGATTTAGGCTATGACCTCAAGCAGGCTGAAAAGGACATGTTTGAGCGCCAAAAAGCCGCTAATAATCAATAA